In Methylotenera versatilis 79, the DNA window CTAATTTTTGTTCAAACGCGTGATAGCCCAAGTGTTCATATAAATCTGCGCGCGTTTGCATTAAGTTGACCACATTTGCCTGCGTCCCATCATTTTTTACCGCTTGATACACGTTAAGTGCCGCTTGATTCATGGCGCGGAAAGCGGAAAGCGGATATAAAACCATGCTCACATCTGCTGACCGTAATTCATCCACAGTGAATAATGGCGTGCTGCCAAATTCAGTAATATTGGCTAATACGGGCACATTTACGGCCGCCGCGAACTGTTTATACATACTTAATTCCGTAATCGCTTCAGGAAAGATCATGTCTGCGCCTGCTTCAACACATGCGCTGGCGCGGTCGATGGCAGATTGCAAACCTTCAACCGCCAGTGCATCGGTGCGCGCCATAATAACAAAGTCATCATAGGGTTTTGCATCAACGGCGGCTTTTATGCGGTCAACCATTTCATCCAAGCTGACAATGGCTTTATTGGGGCGATGGCCGCAACGTTTAGCCGAAACCTGATCCTCAATATGCACTGCCGCTGCACCTGCTTTTGCGATTGATTTCACAGAACGTGCAATATTAAAAGCGCCGCCCCAGCCAGTATCGATATCCACCAGTAATGGCGTATCTACAGCATCGGTAATACGGCGCACATCAATTAATACATCTTCTAAAGTAGAAATGCCTAAATCTGGCAAACCCAATGAGCCAGCGGCAACACCGCCACCCGATAAATAAATGGCTTTAAAGCCGCTTTGAGTAGCGAGCATGGCGTGATAGGCGCTGATTGCGCCAATAATTTGTAATGGTTTTTCGGCTTTTAATGCAGCACGAAAACGCGCACCTGCAGTGGTTGGTTGAGTCATTTTTTACTCTAATTTATGGGTTAACTATTTAACTTGTTAGCTAATTTTTTGATTAAATTAGCAGCTTAACTAAAAAAAGCTTGATTCGATTCATCTGAAATCGCCACGCCGGTCAATTTGGCCTTTTGCAACACTTCCCAGAAATAACGATAAGTCGCTCTGTCATGCAACTCGCCCGCATATTGAATCGGCCCCCAATTGGCGGCTTGCGCAGTCAGCAGAATATTGGCCGCATCCGACACCTCATCAAAGTTGGGTTTCATTGCATCTACAATCGCTTCAATTTGCGTGGGATAAATACTCCACATGCGCATAAATCCAAACTCATTACGGGCACGACTGGCATCAGAATAAGTGGTTTCTACATTTTTTAAATCCAGCGTCACGTTATGTGCCGGCACGATTCCGTTTGCTAAAGCGGCTGAAACGACCTCTACTTTTGCGCGCGCTAATAAGCGATGCTCAAATTGCCCCGGGCTACGCATCGCACTGGCTGGAATGGCGCCATGATGCGCGCTGACAAAATCCATTAAGCCGAAATCCAGCACTTGAATCCAAGGTAATTTGGCGATTTCATGCACTTGGTTTAACGCGCCATGCGTTTCAATCAGAAGATGTACTGGAATCAAACGTTCGATGCCATTAAAAGTAGCCGTTTTTTGAATATATACGATCATTTCATTGGCTTGCGACAAGCTGGTGCACTTCGGAATAGTGATATAACTCAATAGCTTACCAGCGCCAGCAACCAGAATATCAATATCTAATTTCCAGGCTGGGTGCGTGTAATCATGAATGCGTACACCCGCCATTTTGTGTTTATTCGCTTCAGAATTCAGCACACGTACAATCATTTCGGCATGTTCGCGCTCTTGTCCGCTAGCCGCGCCATCTTCACAATCGCAAGTAATATCAAATAATGGACCAATGCTGTCTTGCAGGCCAAGTGCTTTTAAAATAAGTTTTTCGCTACCAGCAAAATGTTCACAAGCAGGAATCAGCGGAAACGATTTTTCACCGCCGAATAAAGCTTCATTTGGATGTACTGCTGCCATGTTAATGATTTCCTTTTTTAGGTATCGCGACCGTGTAATCTAAATCGAGCACCACATTTGGGTGGTAGCCTTTATCTGT includes these proteins:
- a CDS encoding HpcH/HpaI aldolase/citrate lyase family protein — encoded protein: MAAVHPNEALFGGEKSFPLIPACEHFAGSEKLILKALGLQDSIGPLFDITCDCEDGAASGQEREHAEMIVRVLNSEANKHKMAGVRIHDYTHPAWKLDIDILVAGAGKLLSYITIPKCTSLSQANEMIVYIQKTATFNGIERLIPVHLLIETHGALNQVHEIAKLPWIQVLDFGLMDFVSAHHGAIPASAMRSPGQFEHRLLARAKVEVVSAALANGIVPAHNVTLDLKNVETTYSDASRARNEFGFMRMWSIYPTQIEAIVDAMKPNFDEVSDAANILLTAQAANWGPIQYAGELHDRATYRYFWEVLQKAKLTGVAISDESNQAFFS
- the prpB gene encoding methylisocitrate lyase → MTQPTTAGARFRAALKAEKPLQIIGAISAYHAMLATQSGFKAIYLSGGGVAAGSLGLPDLGISTLEDVLIDVRRITDAVDTPLLVDIDTGWGGAFNIARSVKSIAKAGAAAVHIEDQVSAKRCGHRPNKAIVSLDEMVDRIKAAVDAKPYDDFVIMARTDALAVEGLQSAIDRASACVEAGADMIFPEAITELSMYKQFAAAVNVPVLANITEFGSTPLFTVDELRSADVSMVLYPLSAFRAMNQAALNVYQAVKNDGTQANVVNLMQTRADLYEHLGYHAFEQKLDALFKQEK